In Paenibacillus sp. FSL M7-0420, a single genomic region encodes these proteins:
- the aroC gene encoding chorismate synthase, translating into MSLRYLTAGETHGPQLTAIIEGLPSNLTLDFDELNFQLHRRQKGYGRGRRMQIEKDTAQIAGGVRHGYTTGAPVALIVENKDWTHWKNIMNIEPIPGSDEEKRRVNRPRPGHADLNGGLKYNHTDLRNVLERSSARETAARVAVGAVARQLLAAFGVKIAGQVIRIGEIEAPANDLPIDELITRTEESSVRVVDKETEQKMEAYIDKIKEEGDSIGGIVECIVEGLPIGLGSYVQSDRKLDGAIAGAVMSINAFKGVEIGIGFEAGKLRGSQVHDEIMYEASKGYFRASNRLGGFEGGMTNGMPVVVRGVMKPIPTLYKPLQSVDIDTKEPFTAQVERSDACAVPAACVVLESVVAWEIAKAFLDKFGGDSLEEIRANYNNYLAQLESY; encoded by the coding sequence ATGAGTTTACGCTATTTAACAGCGGGGGAGACGCACGGCCCCCAGCTTACAGCCATTATTGAGGGATTGCCCAGTAATTTGACACTTGACTTTGATGAGCTTAATTTCCAGCTGCACCGGAGACAGAAGGGCTACGGCCGCGGACGCCGGATGCAGATTGAGAAGGATACTGCCCAGATTGCCGGCGGTGTACGCCACGGCTATACTACCGGAGCTCCTGTAGCTCTCATTGTGGAGAACAAGGACTGGACACACTGGAAGAACATTATGAACATTGAGCCGATTCCGGGCAGTGACGAAGAGAAGCGCCGGGTGAACCGTCCGCGTCCCGGTCATGCGGACCTGAACGGCGGACTTAAGTATAACCATACCGATCTGCGTAACGTGCTGGAGCGCTCCAGCGCCCGTGAGACGGCAGCAAGAGTGGCTGTAGGCGCGGTTGCCCGTCAGCTGCTTGCAGCCTTCGGAGTGAAGATTGCCGGACAAGTTATCCGGATCGGAGAGATTGAAGCACCTGCTAACGATCTGCCTATCGATGAGCTGATTACCCGGACTGAAGAATCCTCTGTGCGGGTAGTGGACAAGGAGACGGAGCAGAAGATGGAGGCTTACATAGACAAGATCAAGGAAGAAGGCGACTCCATCGGCGGGATTGTGGAATGTATTGTCGAAGGTCTGCCTATTGGTCTTGGCAGTTATGTACAGTCCGACCGCAAGCTGGATGGTGCCATCGCCGGAGCCGTGATGTCGATCAATGCCTTCAAGGGCGTGGAGATCGGGATCGGCTTCGAAGCCGGGAAGCTGCGCGGCTCACAGGTCCATGACGAGATTATGTATGAAGCCTCGAAAGGGTACTTCCGGGCGAGCAACCGGCTGGGCGGGTTCGAAGGCGGAATGACTAATGGAATGCCGGTGGTCGTCAGAGGGGTAATGAAGCCTATTCCGACGTTGTACAAGCCGCTGCAGAGTGTGGATATCGACACGAAGGAGCCGTTCACAGCCCAGGTGGAGCGCTCAGACGCCTGTGCCGTTCCGGCAGCTTGTGTCGTACTGGAGAGTGTAGTAGCCTGGGAGATTGCCAAGGCGTTCCTGGATAAATTCGGCGGTGACTCTCTGGAAGAGATCCGCGCGAACTACAATAATTACCTGGCTCAGCTGGAGAGCTACTAA
- a CDS encoding CheR family methyltransferase — translation MAEREESSLTPDPDYTGFIHNIKQSTGIDLAQYKEAQMKRRLTTLRMKNGYNTFNEFYAAMMKDKALFYEFLDRMTINVSEFWRNPNRWEVLRDVILPDLQRSGRRLKLWSAACSTGEEPYTLAMILSDKNILAQTGILATDIDDGALAKAKQGIYLERSLKDVPKDVADRYFTPDGPVFKVSEGLKKNIDFRKQNLLLDKFDEGFDLIICRNVMIYFTEEAKNKLYHKFSASLRPGGYLFVGSTEQIFTPAQYGFESTETFFYRKK, via the coding sequence ATGGCTGAACGTGAAGAATCCTCATTAACCCCGGACCCTGATTACACCGGATTTATTCATAATATCAAACAAAGCACAGGCATTGACCTTGCGCAGTATAAGGAAGCACAGATGAAGCGGCGGCTGACGACGCTCCGTATGAAGAACGGCTACAATACCTTTAATGAGTTCTATGCGGCCATGATGAAAGACAAGGCTCTGTTCTATGAGTTCCTGGACCGCATGACGATCAATGTCTCCGAATTCTGGCGGAATCCGAACCGCTGGGAAGTGCTGAGGGATGTGATTCTGCCGGATCTTCAGCGCTCCGGCCGCAGACTGAAGCTATGGAGTGCCGCCTGTTCCACAGGTGAAGAGCCTTATACGCTGGCGATGATTCTCTCGGACAAGAATATTCTGGCCCAGACCGGAATTCTGGCTACAGATATTGATGACGGGGCGCTGGCCAAAGCGAAGCAGGGGATCTATCTGGAGCGCTCCTTGAAGGATGTGCCCAAAGATGTGGCAGACCGGTATTTTACACCCGATGGCCCGGTCTTCAAGGTCAGTGAAGGACTGAAGAAGAATATCGATTTCCGCAAGCAGAATCTGCTGCTGGATAAATTCGACGAAGGCTTCGATCTGATTATCTGCCGCAATGTCATGATCTACTTCACCGAAGAAGCCAAGAATAAGCTGTATCACAAATTCTCGGCCAGTCTGCGTCCCGGGGGCTATCTGTTCGTGGGCAGCACGGAGCAGATATTCACACCTGCGCAATATGGCTTCGAGTCGACCGAAACCTTCTTTTACCGGAAGAAATAG
- the ndk gene encoding nucleoside-diphosphate kinase has translation MEQTYLMIKPDGVQRGLIGRIVARLEDKGFKLVAAKLITVTEEQAKKHYAEHDGKDFFPELVSFITSGPVFAMVWEGDDVIALSRLLIGKTKVGEALPGTIRGDYASHTPLNLIHGSDSPDSAAREIANFFAPDELAQYHKDIAAWM, from the coding sequence ATGGAACAAACGTATCTGATGATCAAACCGGATGGTGTACAGCGCGGACTAATCGGACGCATCGTTGCCCGCCTGGAAGACAAGGGATTCAAGCTGGTCGCTGCCAAGCTGATTACCGTTACTGAGGAGCAGGCCAAGAAGCATTATGCGGAGCATGACGGCAAGGATTTTTTCCCGGAGCTGGTAAGCTTCATTACCTCCGGCCCTGTGTTCGCCATGGTGTGGGAAGGCGATGATGTTATCGCATTATCCCGTCTCCTGATCGGCAAAACCAAAGTCGGGGAGGCCCTGCCGGGCACTATCCGCGGGGATTATGCCAGCCATACTCCGCTTAATCTGATCCACGGATCGGATTCGCCGGACAGCGCAGCACGTGAGATCGCCAATTTCTTCGCTCCGGATGAGCTGGCACAGTATCATAAAGACATCGCGGCCTGGATGTAA
- a CDS encoding polyprenyl synthetase family protein, which produces MKRLQIFGLLNKDMDQIEKELYRSVQGDDDLLSETSLHLLRAGGKRLRPVFVLMGGKFGTYDLDKLKRVAIPLELIHSASLVHDDVIDDAELRRGEPTVKAKWGDKIAMYTGDYIYAKALVMTSGLKNPLIHQILSKAMVEMSIGEMEQIRDFFNSGQSVRHYLRRIRRKTALLIAVSCQLGALAADAEPGTARLLYNYGYNVGMAFQIRDDLLDLSGTEKQIGKPPGSDMRQGNITLPVIYSLQDDRLRGRLLEELAAIREGNSGVGRAIDLILSGDGISRAEELASRYIAKALDALEQLPSNRTKRNLRDIAFFVTGRAY; this is translated from the coding sequence ATGAAGCGACTGCAAATATTCGGCTTGCTGAACAAAGATATGGATCAGATTGAGAAAGAGCTGTACCGCAGTGTCCAGGGGGATGATGACCTGCTGAGCGAGACCTCGCTGCATCTGCTGAGAGCTGGGGGCAAGCGGCTCCGGCCGGTATTCGTTCTGATGGGCGGCAAATTCGGGACCTATGATCTCGATAAGCTGAAGCGCGTCGCAATTCCGCTGGAGCTGATTCACAGCGCCTCACTGGTCCACGATGATGTCATTGACGATGCGGAGCTCCGGCGGGGAGAACCTACCGTCAAGGCGAAATGGGGCGACAAGATCGCCATGTACACCGGCGACTATATTTATGCCAAGGCACTCGTGATGACATCAGGACTGAAGAATCCCCTGATTCATCAGATTCTCTCCAAAGCCATGGTAGAGATGTCCATCGGAGAGATGGAGCAGATCCGCGACTTCTTCAACAGCGGACAGAGCGTGCGCCACTACCTGCGGAGAATCCGCCGGAAGACAGCGCTGCTGATTGCCGTCAGCTGTCAGCTTGGCGCTCTGGCTGCAGATGCGGAGCCGGGAACGGCCAGGCTCCTCTATAATTACGGATATAACGTTGGGATGGCGTTTCAAATCCGTGATGATCTGCTCGATCTCTCCGGAACAGAGAAGCAAATTGGCAAGCCGCCCGGAAGCGATATGCGCCAGGGGAATATCACTCTTCCTGTCATCTACAGTCTGCAGGATGACCGGCTCCGCGGCCGCCTGCTGGAAGAGCTTGCAGCGATTCGTGAAGGGAACAGCGGGGTCGGCCGGGCGATCGATCTGATTCTCTCCGGCGACGGGATTTCCCGTGCGGAGGAGCTGGCCTCCCGTTATATCGCCAAGGCGCTGGATGCGCTGGAGCAGCTGCCAAGCAACCGGACCAAGCGCAATTTGCGCGATATCGCCTTTTTCGTGACTGGCCGGGCTTATTGA
- a CDS encoding menaquinone biosynthetic enzyme MqnA/MqnD family protein, with the protein MTDLKHTVIGKISYTNSWPVYHYFDPSSLSFPAEMVSEVPAVLNRGMAAGDIQVGALSSFAYAAASDRLLLLPGLSVSADGPVRSIFLFSKKPLQQLGSGTIAVTNTSATSVNLLKILMHKALGTSPEYISSDPDLNTMMQQADAGLLIGDHAIRASWQDQGYEVTDLGELWKEWTGHIMTFAVWAVNRRAAARNPEAIAEIAEAFERSKRRGLNELGPVIHEACCTIGGTASYWRDYFRNLCYDFGERQQEGLNLYFRYAYEMGLLPQEVKMELWSHNLLTRVKE; encoded by the coding sequence GTGACAGACCTGAAACACACCGTCATCGGCAAAATCAGCTATACCAATTCATGGCCGGTCTATCATTATTTCGATCCCTCTTCTTTAAGCTTTCCTGCTGAAATGGTGAGTGAGGTGCCAGCTGTGCTTAACCGGGGCATGGCAGCAGGAGATATTCAAGTTGGGGCTTTATCCTCCTTTGCTTACGCAGCGGCCAGCGACCGGCTGCTGCTGCTGCCCGGTCTGTCCGTCAGCGCGGACGGTCCGGTGAGGTCGATATTTCTTTTCTCCAAAAAGCCGTTACAGCAGCTTGGCAGCGGAACGATAGCCGTGACGAATACTTCGGCTACCTCGGTCAATCTGCTGAAGATCCTGATGCACAAGGCCTTAGGCACTAGCCCGGAGTACATTAGCAGCGATCCCGATCTGAACACCATGATGCAGCAGGCGGATGCCGGGCTCCTGATCGGTGACCATGCCATCCGCGCCTCCTGGCAGGATCAGGGCTATGAAGTAACGGATCTGGGCGAGCTGTGGAAGGAATGGACGGGCCACATTATGACCTTTGCTGTATGGGCGGTCAACCGCAGGGCTGCGGCCCGGAATCCTGAGGCCATTGCCGAGATTGCTGAAGCCTTCGAGCGGAGCAAGAGACGCGGCCTGAATGAGCTGGGACCGGTAATTCACGAAGCCTGCTGCACGATCGGGGGCACGGCCTCCTATTGGAGAGATTACTTCCGTAATTTATGTTATGACTTTGGGGAAAGGCAGCAGGAAGGTCTGAACCTCTATTTCCGCTATGCCTATGAAATGGGCCTGCTGCCGCAGGAAGTGAAGATGGAGCTTTGGAGCCACAATCTGCTGACACGGGTGAAAGAATGA
- a CDS encoding UbiX family flavin prenyltransferase translates to MTELTPKNFVVGITGASGAIYGIRLTETLLSLGYTVHLVVSNAGWRVFKEELGYAVTDREGLLNEQFGSYPGSLLYHPVQDIGASIASGSFRTEGMIIMPCSMGTLSAVAHGSSDNLMTRAADVMLKEGRPLVLVPRETPLHAIHLENMLKLSRMGVKLIPAMPAFYYGPATMDDLVNFMVGKVLDSFGIEHTLFRRWGE, encoded by the coding sequence ATGACCGAACTTACGCCTAAGAACTTCGTGGTTGGCATTACCGGTGCAAGCGGGGCGATCTACGGCATCCGGCTGACAGAGACCCTGCTGTCTCTCGGTTATACAGTACATCTGGTTGTCAGTAATGCAGGCTGGCGTGTCTTCAAGGAGGAGCTGGGTTATGCCGTAACTGACCGGGAAGGACTGCTGAACGAGCAGTTCGGCAGCTATCCCGGTTCTCTTCTGTATCACCCGGTACAGGATATAGGAGCTTCGATTGCCAGCGGCTCCTTCCGGACAGAGGGGATGATTATTATGCCCTGCTCGATGGGAACACTGTCTGCTGTAGCGCATGGCAGCTCGGACAATCTGATGACGCGGGCAGCGGATGTCATGCTGAAGGAGGGCCGTCCGCTCGTTCTGGTGCCCCGGGAGACACCGCTGCATGCGATTCACCTGGAGAATATGCTGAAGCTGTCGCGGATGGGCGTCAAGCTGATTCCGGCAATGCCGGCGTTCTATTACGGTCCTGCCACTATGGATGATCTGGTCAATTTCATGGTGGGCAAGGTGCTCGACAGCTTCGGGATTGAGCATACTTTATTTCGCAGATGGGGGGAATGA
- a CDS encoding UbiA-like polyprenyltransferase, giving the protein MFKKIGIFLQMIKFEHTVFALPFAFMGALLGSVVMFGELPSWSQIGWVVVAMFGARSAAMGLNRLIDRISDAKNPRTAGRAIPAGLLKVGEVTLFIAFSFFLLFWAAFKLNPLSAKLLPIAVFLLVFYSFTKRFTWACHLILGLTIALAPLGGWVAVTGTVDLTAMIFYFTIVFWTAGFDIIYSCQDVDFDRKEGLYSIPVRFGVARALGIAKVFHLLTALGFISLLFITELSWWYVAGMVIAYIILFYEHYIVSPGDLSKLQTAFFTMNGVLSIVVFSFTLIDLVVQFNK; this is encoded by the coding sequence ATGTTTAAGAAAATCGGTATTTTTCTACAAATGATTAAATTTGAGCACACGGTTTTTGCTTTACCCTTTGCCTTTATGGGAGCGTTGCTTGGTTCAGTAGTTATGTTCGGTGAACTGCCCTCCTGGAGCCAGATCGGATGGGTGGTTGTTGCTATGTTCGGCGCACGCAGCGCCGCTATGGGGCTTAACCGGCTGATCGACCGGATCAGTGATGCGAAGAATCCCCGGACAGCGGGAAGAGCCATTCCGGCAGGACTGCTGAAGGTTGGAGAGGTAACGCTGTTCATCGCGTTCTCGTTCTTTTTGCTGTTCTGGGCAGCCTTCAAGCTCAATCCGCTGTCAGCGAAGCTGCTGCCGATTGCTGTTTTTCTGCTGGTCTTCTACTCCTTCACCAAACGCTTCACCTGGGCCTGTCACCTGATTCTCGGACTTACAATTGCCCTTGCGCCGCTCGGCGGGTGGGTTGCGGTTACAGGAACGGTGGACTTGACTGCTATGATCTTTTATTTCACTATCGTATTCTGGACAGCAGGCTTTGATATCATCTACTCCTGCCAGGATGTGGACTTCGACCGCAAGGAGGGGCTGTATTCGATTCCTGTGCGCTTCGGGGTGGCCCGTGCGCTGGGGATTGCCAAGGTCTTTCATCTGCTGACAGCCCTGGGCTTCATCTCTCTCTTGTTCATCACGGAACTGAGCTGGTGGTATGTGGCCGGTATGGTGATTGCTTATATTATTCTGTTCTATGAGCACTACATTGTGTCTCCGGGTGATCTAAGCAAGCTGCAGACCGCCTTCTTCACCATGAACGGTGTACTTAGCATTGTGGTCTTTTCCTTTACTCTGATTGACCTGGTGGTGCAGTTCAACAAATGA
- a CDS encoding demethylmenaquinone methyltransferase, with amino-acid sequence MTVDKVTVTGGQGDKPKEQFVHSVFESIAGKYDLMNDILSFRRHKAWRKFTMRKMNMKRGDSAVDLCCGTCDWSIALADASETGNVMGLDFSAGMLEVGRRKVEARGLQDRISLIQGNAMELPFGDNSFDYATIGFGLRNVPDPVQVLGEMKRVVKPGGMVVCLELSKPMKQPFKGIYYFYFQRVLPLLGRLFAKRYEQYKWLPESLALFPDRKQLEEIFRDTGLTKVESFPLNGGIAALHLGVKENCNV; translated from the coding sequence ATGACAGTAGATAAAGTTACCGTAACAGGCGGGCAGGGCGACAAGCCGAAGGAGCAATTTGTCCATTCGGTATTTGAGAGCATTGCCGGCAAGTATGATCTGATGAATGATATTCTGAGCTTCCGGCGTCATAAGGCTTGGCGGAAGTTCACCATGCGCAAGATGAACATGAAGCGCGGGGACTCGGCAGTAGACCTGTGCTGCGGTACCTGTGATTGGAGCATTGCCCTCGCTGATGCGAGCGAGACCGGAAATGTCATGGGACTGGACTTCAGCGCAGGCATGCTGGAGGTGGGACGGCGCAAGGTGGAAGCGCGCGGACTGCAGGACCGCATCTCCCTGATTCAGGGGAACGCGATGGAGCTGCCGTTCGGTGATAATTCCTTTGATTACGCCACGATTGGCTTTGGACTTCGTAATGTGCCTGATCCTGTTCAGGTGCTGGGCGAGATGAAGCGCGTGGTGAAGCCCGGCGGTATGGTGGTCTGCCTGGAGCTGTCGAAGCCGATGAAGCAGCCGTTCAAAGGTATTTATTATTTTTATTTCCAGCGTGTGCTTCCGCTGCTCGGCAGGCTCTTCGCCAAGCGGTATGAGCAATATAAATGGCTTCCTGAATCACTGGCACTCTTCCCGGACAGGAAGCAATTAGAGGAGATCTTCCGGGATACAGGACTTACAAAAGTGGAATCGTTCCCCTTGAACGGTGGCATCGCGGCGTTACATCTTGGAGTCAAGGAGAACTGTAATGTTTAA
- a CDS encoding heptaprenyl diphosphate synthase component 1 produces MKPYRIPQLAKPYTDYDMIQRHTELPPFSDGRGHLLYIFLGRGRGADFQQAELFTLVTGLVQLGLDTHESIDRNHEEPGGDIMRTRQLKVLAGDYFSSWFYHLLARHGQIEMVGTLSAAIADFNVMKANLYGKMSGTLVPAEQYLKHTVQLNMRLFLSFTPMIEESLRDIWQKLLAEFSQCETAALELRRGAAPASALVGYAYWKVMESATEEERQQLKGQTLDPKDWQKLKLRCKCDTLLTDKLHTSLASIQSLLQGIRDEDLAAQLRAALDRLLLQMKISGQAAVEG; encoded by the coding sequence ATGAAACCGTACCGCATACCGCAACTGGCTAAACCCTACACCGACTACGATATGATTCAGCGGCATACGGAACTGCCGCCGTTCTCAGACGGGCGGGGTCATTTGTTATATATTTTTCTCGGCAGAGGCCGGGGGGCAGACTTCCAGCAGGCAGAGCTGTTCACCCTGGTAACCGGACTCGTCCAGCTTGGACTGGATACCCATGAGAGCATTGACCGGAATCATGAAGAGCCCGGCGGCGATATTATGCGTACCCGCCAGCTGAAGGTTCTGGCCGGTGATTATTTCAGCAGCTGGTTCTACCATCTGCTCGCGAGACACGGTCAGATTGAAATGGTTGGCACATTGAGCGCAGCTATCGCTGATTTCAATGTGATGAAGGCCAATCTTTACGGCAAGATGAGCGGAACGCTTGTCCCGGCCGAACAATACTTGAAGCACACGGTACAGCTCAATATGCGGCTGTTTCTTTCTTTTACACCGATGATCGAAGAGTCTCTTAGAGACATCTGGCAGAAGCTGCTCGCCGAATTCAGCCAGTGTGAGACAGCAGCCCTGGAATTGCGCCGGGGGGCAGCTCCGGCAAGTGCGCTGGTGGGCTATGCTTACTGGAAGGTGATGGAGTCGGCGACCGAAGAGGAGCGTCAGCAGCTTAAGGGGCAGACTCTGGACCCCAAGGATTGGCAGAAGCTGAAGCTGAGATGCAAATGCGATACGCTGCTGACGGACAAGCTGCATACCTCGCTTGCGTCCATTCAGTCGTTATTGCAGGGGATCAGGGACGAGGATCTGGCGGCTCAGCTTAGAGCTGCACTGGACCGCCTGCTTCTGCAAATGAAAATTTCCGGACAAGCTGCCGTGGAGGGTTAG